From Topomyia yanbarensis strain Yona2022 chromosome 1, ASM3024719v1, whole genome shotgun sequence, one genomic window encodes:
- the LOC131676940 gene encoding transmembrane protein 179, whose amino-acid sequence MALSNVLILSQVAGHVIALILSLCIFIPLSVHVHSFNGHCLLFASGTWQETNGLFDVRWASEAYCTYPILVGIQLFVISGIQIYRLAILVYRELDSSFLALFFDVVFSISLCVMTIIAAIIITLGFLTWCSHMTERFPSCEIADGQNITNTELNVRTSGFYIEMGTAQFGAWASFAIWVGLSVFALLKLINNHQLRNLKVSMYIERQRLVNEDVYRGTTSELPTGTGSIAESPSENPLD is encoded by the exons ATGGCGCTGTCCAATGTACTCATACTTAGTCAAGTGGCAGGGCATGTGATCGCACTAATCCTTTCCCTGTGCATCTTCATTCCACTGTCGGTTCACGTTCATTCGTTCAA CGGTCattgtttgctttttgcttCCGGAACATGGCAGGAAACGAATGGCCTCTTCGATGTTAGGTGGGCTTCGGAAGCATATTGCACTTATCCTATACTGGTTGGAATACAACTGTTCGTCATATCCGGAATTCAAATATATCG CTTGGCTATTCTAGTTTATAGGGAACTAGATAGCTCTTTCCTGGCCCTGTTTTTTGATGTAGTATTCAGCATTAGTCTTTGTGTAATGACAATCATTGCTGCGATAATCATCACCCTCGGATTCTTGACCTGGTGCAGTCATATGACCGAACGTTTTCCATC ATGTGAAATTGCCGATGGCCAGAACATCACCAACACCGAGCTGAATGTTCGGACGTCTGGGTTCTACATTGAAATGGGAACGGCACAGTTTGGCGCATGGGCCTCCTTTGCGATTTGGGTAGGATTGTCGGTGTTCGCACTGCTGAAGCTTATCAACAACCATCAATTGCGCAACCTGAAGGTCTCGATGTATATCGAACGTCAGCGGTTAGTCAACGAGGATGTGTACAGGGGAACCACCTCGGAACTACCGACAGGAACCGGTTCGATTGCTGAATCGCCCAGCGAGAATCCACTTGATTGA
- the LOC131676941 gene encoding zinc finger and SCAN domain-containing protein 2-like isoform X2 → MMDICRLVSDQPDDSLKMVEIDFQALCRICGALGENLTSVFGKRAADRLRERIGKYLQIEILAEDCLPTKVCDDCRETLDRFHELFEKCHRTDEKFRTMLSSAEELKEIEEDAKVVSAGATEDEDDMPNDEAPLGLQRKDDRQDDLFDKKGESIRHSIGELSLNLEQRDSIEYFEEHDDFYGEYQFLEPKLEHIDNTNYYISNSGRVPTIPLEKAAIKQSKVVTEDKIYYKCGDCGKQMSSSYTYQAHLRIHNGERPYTCPHCQQTFRISQGLNRHVREVHEKLRPYLCEICQKGFGNSRNLSQHRLLHTNERSYSCDICEKTFNQKANLYLHKRTHGEKRDFVCPVCSRGFYTRVKLRLHETIHSDDRNHTCTECGQSFRSRRNLVRHWKNHSTGSPYECAICANKFKQKRYLLRHLKTQHREDRPLQVGFDGVEYAA, encoded by the exons ATGATGGATATTTGTCGCCTGGTTTCCGATCAGCCCGACGACAGTCTCAAGATGGTAGAAATTGATTTTCAAGCGCTGTGTCGTATATGTGGCGCGCTCGGAGAAAATTTGACTTCGGTGTTTGGAAAGCGCGCGGCTGACCGGTTACGAGAGCGAATCGGCAAGTACCTACAGATCGAAATACTGGCCGAGGACTGTTTACCAACCAAAGTGTGTGACGATTGTCGGGAAACGTTGGATCGGTTCCACGAGCTGTTCGAGAAGTGCCACCGGACGGATGAAAAGTTCCGTACAATGCTGAGTTCGGCTGAGGAGCTGAAAGAAATCGAGGAAGATGCGAAAGTGGTTTCTGCTGGTGCCACGGAGGATGAGGATGATATGCCAAACGATGAAGCTCCATTGGGATTGCAGCGGAAGGACGACAGGCAGGATGATTTGTTCGATAAGAAGGG GGAATCAATTCGGCACTCCATCGGCGAGTTGAGCTTGAATTTAGAGCAACGGGATTCCATTGAATACTTTGAAGAGCATGACGATTTCTACGGAGAGTATCAGTTCCTAGAACCAAAATTGGAACATATAGACAATACAAATTATTACATATCGAATTCGGGTCGGGTCCCTACGATTCCTCTAGAAAAGGCGGCAATTAAACAAAGCAAAGTAGTAACCGAGgacaaaatttactacaaatgtGGCGATTGTGGTAAACAGATGAGCTCTTCGTACACGTACCAAGCTCATCTGCGGATTCATAATGGCGAAAGACCATATACGTGCCCACACTGCCAGCAAACTTTTCGGATTTCGCAAGGACTCAATCGGCATGTTCGTGAAGTGCACGAAAAGCTTCGTCCATATCTATGTGAAATCTGCCAGAAAGGTTTCGGAAACAGCCGGAACCTAAGCCAACACCGGTTATTGCACACTAATGAACGTTCGTATTCTTGTGACATATGCGAGAAAACCTTCAATCAGAAGGCAAATCTTTATCTTCACAAGCGTACGCATGGAGAAAAACGAGACTTCGTGTGTCCCGTTTGCTCTCGTGGATTCTACACCCGTGTCAAACTGCGGCTTCACGAGACCATCCATTCGGATGATAGGAATCACACGTGTACCGAGTGTGGCCAGAGTTTTCGCTCGCGGCGCAATTTGGTGCGACATTGGAAGAATCATTCAACGGGATCACCGTACGAGTGTGCAATTTGTGCGAACAAGTTCAAGCAGAAACGGTACCTGCTGAGACATCTTAAAACACAGCACCGGGAAGATCGGCCACTTCAAGTTGGTTTTGATGGTGTTGAGTATGCCGCGTGA
- the LOC131676941 gene encoding gastrula zinc finger protein XlCGF57.1-like isoform X1 — translation MMDICRLVSDQPDDSLKMVEIDFQALCRICGALGENLTSVFGKRAADRLRERIGKYLQIEILAEDCLPTKVCDDCRETLDRFHELFEKCHRTDEKFRTMLSSAEELKEIEEDAKVVSAGATEDEDDMPNDEAPLGLQRKDDRQDDLFDKKGKRLTRSSKAFTCSFCKSNGTIKANTFASKSNLVDHLKDQHSEQIFHCEQCDNYLDRNVLIQHMTMHALSLFSQSGANESQPEDEDDQEQQTSGVDLEEGEGSQQTAEGKSGEGTEVGNKENDGKSSPPPEVKADVRKLYCYICEKTLANRSAYSYHINQVHLNIKNFTCTYCSKKFGNQRLLNNHVAGVHSRDRNFTCPTCSKRFKTNVALYNHQRIHDDSAVKFSCTFCDKKFRYRNHLTSHQLVHMNERNFPCTQCDKKFNNPECLQKHKLTHVETLPYQCPLCGFSTKQKRYLVMHAKRIHMVR, via the exons ATGATGGATATTTGTCGCCTGGTTTCCGATCAGCCCGACGACAGTCTCAAGATGGTAGAAATTGATTTTCAAGCGCTGTGTCGTATATGTGGCGCGCTCGGAGAAAATTTGACTTCGGTGTTTGGAAAGCGCGCGGCTGACCGGTTACGAGAGCGAATCGGCAAGTACCTACAGATCGAAATACTGGCCGAGGACTGTTTACCAACCAAAGTGTGTGACGATTGTCGGGAAACGTTGGATCGGTTCCACGAGCTGTTCGAGAAGTGCCACCGGACGGATGAAAAGTTCCGTACAATGCTGAGTTCGGCTGAGGAGCTGAAAGAAATCGAGGAAGATGCGAAAGTGGTTTCTGCTGGTGCCACGGAGGATGAGGATGATATGCCAAACGATGAAGCTCCATTGGGATTGCAGCGGAAGGACGACAGGCAGGATGATTTGTTCGATAAGAAGGG CAAACGTTTAACACGCAGCTCGAAGGCCTTCACGTGTAGTTTCTGCAAATCAAACGGCACAATTAAGGCGAACACCTTCGCCAGCAAATCAAACCTAGTGGATCACCTGAAGGATCAGCACTCGGAACAGATCTTCCATTGCGAACAGtgtgacaattatttggatagaAATGTACTAATTCAGCATATGACTATGCACGCGCTTAGTCTGTTCAGTCAATCCGGTGCCAACGAGTCCCAACCGGAGGATGAGGACGATCAGGAGCAGCAGACATCCGGTGTCGATCTGGAGGAAGGAGAAGGCAGTCAACAGACGGCGGAAGGTAAGTCCGGAGAGGGAACAGAAGTCGGTAACAAAGAAAATGACGGAAAATCGTCTCCACCGCCGGAAGTGAAAGCCGATGTACGGAAACTGTATTGCTACATCTGCGAGAAAACCCTAGCTAACCGCAGTGCGTACTCCTATCACATTAACCAGGTTcatttgaatataaaaaatttcacCTGTACGTACTGTAGTAAAAAATTTGGAAACCAGAGGCTTTTGAATAACCACGTTGCAGGGGTACACTCGCGTGATCGTAACTTCACGTGTCCTACCTGCTCGAAACGGTTCAAAACAAACGTCGCACTGTACAATCATCAGCGCATCCACGATGACAGTGCGGTGAAGTTTTCGTGTACCTTTTGCGACAAAAAGTTCCGATACCGGAACCATCTCACTAGTCATCAATTGGTCCACATGAATGAACGGAATTTCCCCTGTACACAGTGTGACAAAAAGTTCAACAATCCGGAGTGCTTACAAAAACACAAACTGACCCACGTGGAAACGCTCCCCTATCAGTGTCCGCTGTGCGGATTCAGCACGAAACAGAAACGATATCTGGTGATGCATGCAAAACGGATCCACATGGTCCGGTAA
- the LOC131676942 gene encoding tubulin--tyrosine ligase-like protein 12: MLAAKTILQIFIKLTFYTFNTGRDGMNEYDIFLATHKPQLLASGVPELFWPELFRKLKHQVFDAGESFSLLYVDYDDNERSEEDPIWTVAVTKEGGVRADNPCEIYLIDHAWTFRTDNARQLLNEHPPLVNRLAIMMGIEQEGLPSSVVTSRILSGVWKWCNMYSLNAEGLSVENCMPIWYVMDELGSGILHSDTPNCRVVPFMQVTEQMTYSLLFPTENIYEGEQLHRDFVEGVPSDSKERDALLLPWRYTSLAEESFAQKEAPVEYFLAGHIEESLPNPDAGIPLFDGNGPLKVYCEYEMVKQYLTDPAFEIVESPDDADILWMTNHFKQHKELSESTPNKFINQFPFENVITIKDLLSIVCRRMADKVTDLDPLRANPKWLPVTYNLKTELIEFVSYYQNRARKGLDNHYIVKPWNLARGLDTHITKSLPQIMRLQQTGPKIVQKYIENPVLFERPEVDGRVKFDVRYVLLLKSVDELFAYIHNKFFLRFANKPFELNDFDDYEKHFTVMNYSQFQLRHMKCEEFLEQWKIQYPKHCWQTIEGQICEMLKQMLQGAIKLGPPCGIGSNAQSRALYAVDLMLEWTNGGLNIQPKLLEVNFTPDCKRACEYYPDFFNDIFNLLFLDQENPDVFRKIV; this comes from the coding sequence ATGTTAGCAGCAAAAACTATCCTGCAGATATTTATCAAGTTAACATTCTATACATTCAACACAGGCAGGGACGGCATGAACGAGTACGACATCTTTCTGGCAACTCACAAGCCGCAGCTACTAGCATCCGGGGTGCCGGAACTGTTTTGGCCGGAGCTCTTTCGCAAGCTGAAACATCAGGTATTCGATGCCGGTGAAAGCTTTTCCCTACTGTACGTGGATTACGACGATAACGAACGTTCCGAGGAAGATCCAATTTGGACTGTGGCTGTGACGAAGGAAGGAGGCGTCCGAGCGGACAACCCGTGTGAAATATATCTGATAGATCACGCCTGGACTTTCCGAACGGACAACGCAAGGCAACTACTGAACGAACATCCGCCGTTGGTGAACCGGTTGGCAATTATGATGGGAATCGAGCAAGAAGGCTTACCCAGCTCAGTTGTAACTTCAAGAATTTTGAGCGGGGTCTGGAAGTGGTGCAATATGTATTCCTTGAATGCGGAAGGGTTATCGGTTGAAAATTGTATGCCAATTTGGTACGTCATGGATGAACTGGGAAGCGGTATTTTGCACAGTGATACGCCGAACTGTCGGGTCGTGCCTTTCATGCAGGTTACGGAACAGATGACATATAGTTTATTATTCCCCACGGAGAATATTTACGAGGGTGAACAGCTCCATCGAGATTTTGTTGAAGGAGTTCCGAGTGACAGCAAGGAGCGTGATGCACTCTTGCTTCCCTGGCGATACACCTCACTAGCAGAAGAAAGTTTCGCTCAAAAAGAAGCTCCTGTTGAGTATTTTTTGGCGGGACATATCGAAGAGTCGTTGCCGAATCCGGACGCCGGTATTCCTCTTTTCGATGGAAATGGACCACTCAAAGTGTACTGCGAGTATGAAATGGTAAAGCAATATCTTACTGATCCTGCATTTGAAATTGTAGAAAGCCCAGACGATGCGGATATTCTATGGATGACTAATCATTTCAAACAGCATAAGGAACTCAGCGAATCGACCCCAAACAAGTTTATCAATCAGTTCCCTTTCGAAAACGTGATTACTATCAAAGATCTTCTCAGCATAGTTTGTCGAAGGATGGCCGATAAAGTTACCGATCTGGACCCTCTTCGAGCAAATCCTAAATGGTTACCGGTGACCTACAATCTCAAAACGGAACTGATTGAATTTGTCAGTTATTACCAGAATAGAGCTCGTAAAGGGCTGGACAATCATTACATTGTCAAACCATGGAACTTAGCCCGTGGCTTGGACACTCACATCACTAAAAGTCTCCCGCAGATTATGCGTCTTCAACAGACAGGTCCCAAGATTGTTCAAAAGTACATCGAAAATCCAGTACTTTTCGAACGACCGGAAGTCGATGGACGAGTGAAATTCGATGTCCGCTATGTTTTACTGTTGAAGAGTGTCGACGAGCTATTTGCCTATATACACAACAAATTCTTCCTGCGTTTCGCCAACAAACCGTTCGAGCTGAACGATTTCGATGATTACGAAAAACACTTTACCGTGATGAACTACTCACAGTTTCAGCTTAGACACATGAAGTGTGAGGAGTTTCTAGAACAATGGAAGATTCAGTATCCGAAGCATTGCTGGCAGACCATTGAAGGACAGATTTGCGAAATGCTCAAACAGATGCTGCAAGGGGCCATCAAGTTGGGACCACCTTGCGGTATTGGTAGCAATGCACAGTCCCGAGCGTTGTATGCAGTGGATTTAATGCTGGAGTGGACCAACGGCGGCCTGAACATCCAGCCGAAACTCCTGGAGGTCAATTTCACCCCGGACTGCAAGCGGGCTTGCGAGTATTATCCGGACTTTTtcaacgatatttttaatttactatttttgGATCAGGAAAACCCGGATGTGTTTAGGAAGATTGTTTAA